From the genome of Papaver somniferum cultivar HN1 chromosome 2, ASM357369v1, whole genome shotgun sequence, one region includes:
- the LOC113347981 gene encoding putative disease resistance protein At1g50180, with protein sequence MADSVVSFAVKKLSDAVISKTIFLHRVSNQVERLCDELVRMRCFLKDADAKEQQGDERVRNWVAEIRNLAYDAEDVIDTFILKVDSSRETKGIKNFLSRKALMVKNLIHLYRVGKEILAIQDRLKAVSDSTVTYGFQVDFGGKETSSSETIQRMNQHPLRNRYPHVEDDDVIGFEEYTMTLITELLKDEEERCVVSIVGVGGLGKTTLAKKLYRHDSVRSRFDCCGWSSISQQLNVKDALGEIARKCMILSDGEFEKIKVMNKEQLIEKIHHYLRDKLYFIVLDDVWKLDHWICLSPAFPTGKRGSKVLLTTRNKEVALQIDPGSLHFEPQILDDDNSWELLRKKAFPKNMTDVNIYPAGLVKLGREMVRKCGGLPLAICALGGLLATKRSEIKQWELVHGDVISYINKGENGDVNGILALSYHDLPSHLKPCFLYLGLFPEDYEIPIKKLIRLWVAEGFIPHTKENLLTRMEDIGEHQYLAELTQRCMIQLVKRFEYLGRSKSVCRVHDLLRELCLSKAKEINFLDIQNDQNHCPPGDIQTSHRVTTDAGKRVRRYELLCQFCVSQNIGNVRHHKIDITKEVSKLVHLRYLNLGNLSGCSVSSSIGNLRNLQTLKLSSYEGNIPETTSKLAQLRHLYCRSLDPKFRIADFLNLQTIGGIQAGNWIRKGCLEKLLNLRKLFIRCTSRLQTDLIVNEMVGKRISISSSPPSSSSSSFYKVYQYQNPIKSLSIYTEEGFPSSIFHSLSCCHNLHKIYLSGKLDIANLQTYPPNLTELYLTGSFFTEDPMATLQHLPELRILNLFMCEYKRKEMICSSKGFPELQYLYIQGDTNIKEWRIDQGGMPHLKGLKLHNFRRLSMLPEGLRFIITLEKLEIVRTPMINESVVEGLGEDWYKIQHIPFITIE encoded by the coding sequence ATGGCGGATTCCGTAGTTTCATTTGCTGTCAAGAAATTGAGTGATGCAGTTATCAGCAAAACAATTTTTTTACATAGAGTGAGTAATCAAGTCGAAAGGCTATGTGATGAACTAGTAAGGATGCGTTGCTTCTTAAAAGATGCAGATGCAAAGGAACAACAAGGTGATGAgcgtgttcgcaactgggtagcAGAAATTAGAAACCTTGCTTACGATGCAGAAGATGTTATCGATACCTTCATACTTAAGGTTGATTCCTCCCGTGAAACCAAAGGAATAAAAAACTTCCTTTCTAGGAAGGCTTTGATGGTGAAGAACTTGATACATCTCTATAGGGTTGGCAAGGAGATTCTAGCCATCCAGGATAGACTCAAAGCTGTCTCTGATAGTACTGTCACATATGGCTTTCAAGTCGACTTTGGTGGTAAAGAAACTTCAAGTTCTGAAACTATTCAAAGGATGAatcaacatcctctaagaaatcgTTATCctcatgttgaagatgatgatgttatcggCTTTGAGGAATATACAATGACATTAATAACCGAATTActgaaagatgaagaagaacgttGCGTGGTATCTATTGTTGGTGTTGGAGGTTTGGGAAAAACCACTCTAGCCAAGAAATTGTACAGGCATGACTCTGTTAGGAGTCGTTTTGACTGTTGCGGATGGAGTTCTATATCTCAACAACTAAACGTGAAAGATGCTCTCGGAGAAATTGCGAGGAAGTGCATGATTCTATCAGACGGTGAGTTTGAGAAGATCAAAGTAATGAACAAAGAACAACTCATCGAAAAAATTCACCACTACCTTCGAGATAAGCTATACTTTATAGTCCTGGATGATGTATGGAAACTTGATCATTGGATTTGTCTAAGTCCTGCCTTTCCAACCGGGAAGAGAGGAAGCAAAGTATTATTGACAACTAGAAACAAAGAGGTTGCTTTGCAGATAGATCCGGGGAGCCTTCACTTCGAACCTCAAATTTTAGATGATGATAACAGTTGGGAATTGCTCCGTAAAAAAGCATTTCCAAAGAATATGACAGATGTTAATATCTACCCAGCAGGTCTTGTGAAGTTGGGAAGGGAGATGGTGCGTAAATGTGGTGGTCTGCCATTGGCAATATGTGCGCTTGGAGGGTTATTAGCAACAAAGAGGTCAGAAATCAAGCAATGGGAACTGGTTCATGGAGACGTTATTTCATACATTAATAAAGGAGAAAATGGGGATGTGAATGGGATATTGGCATTGAGTTACCATGATTTGCCATCTCATTTGAAGCCATGTTTTCTCTATCTAGGGCTCTTTCCAGAAGACTACGAAATTCCAATAAAGAAATTGATCCGATTGTGGGTTGCCGAGGGTTTCATACCACATACAAAAGAAAATTTACTTACACGAATGGAGGATATTGGGGAGCACCAATATTTAGCTGAGTTAACGCAAAGGTGTATGATTCAGCTTGTCAAGAGATTTGAATATTTGGGTAGATCAAAAAGTGTATGTCGAGTACATGATCTCTTGCGAGAGCTGTGTTTGTCAAAGGCCAAGGAGATCAACTTCCTCGATATTCAAAATGATCAGAACCATTGCCCTCCTGGAGATATACAAACATCACATCGTGTGACTACTGATGCAGGCAAAAGAGTGCGAAGGTATGAGTTGCTGTGCCAATTTTGCGTATCACAAAATATTGGAAATGTGCGACATCACAAAATAGATATAACAAAAGAAGTTTCTAAATTAGTTCACTTGAGGTATTTGAATTTAGGGAATCTTTCTGGGTGTTCAGTTTCATCATCCATAGGAAATTTGCGGAATTTACAAACTTTGAAGTTGAGTAGTTACGAAGGAAACATACCTGAAACTACATCAAAATTGGCACAGCTAAGACACTTATACTGTCGTTCATTGGATCCAAAATTTCGAATCGCGGATTTTTTAAACCTCCAGACTATTGGTGGCATACAAGCTGGAAATTGGATAAGAAAAGGGTGTTTGGAGAAGCTTTTAAATCTTCGAAAATTGTTTATAAGGTGTACCTCGAGGTTGCAAACTGATTTAATCGTAAATGAGATGGTTGGCAAGCGGATTTCTATCTCATCGTCGccgccatcatcatcatcatcatccttttATAAGGTGTACCAGTATCAAAACCCCATCAAATCTTTGTCTATCTATACTGAAGAAGGATTTCCTAGCTCAATATTTCATTCACTTTCTTGTTGTCATAACCTTCACAAAATTTATTTGTCTGGTAAACTAGATATTGCCAACCTCCAAACCTACCCACCAAACCTCACCGAGTTATACTTGACTGGAAGTTTTTTCACAGAAGATCCAATGGCAACTCTTCAACATCTCCCAGAACTGCGGATTTTAAACTTATTTATGTGTGAATACAAAAGGAAAGAAATGATATGCTCTTCAAAAGGATTCCCTGAACTCCAGTATTTATACATACAAGGAGATACAAAT